In a single window of the Bactrocera dorsalis isolate Fly_Bdor chromosome 2, ASM2337382v1, whole genome shotgun sequence genome:
- the LOC125776093 gene encoding uncharacterized protein LOC125776093 produces MNSRNIIERIGTCAEQMKIKRSDLLRNKMICIKLDIASRMEKSILGINVQVIDNFQIKIVTIGMVELKKRHTALFLKEEILKSFHNFGINASHIIPTSTMLSSLEGNPICNDADPVASQVEFEPSLSSNDTFHLLEQKVTSWTQQSPQSTSNVQTIRQKLEGLAHETRMPFQTDILDYWKGLRSHEPALAKLAEVVLSVPCSQTSVERAFSALSLILTKHRSRLNAPNINNLLLIRLNEELII; encoded by the exons ATGAACTCAAGGAATATAATTGAAAGGATTGGCACGTGTGCCGAACAAATGAAAATCAAACGATCTGATTTACTACGaaacaaaatgatttgcataaagTTGGACATTGCTTCACGAATGGAAAAAAGTATATTGGGAATTAACGTTCAAGTTAttgataattttcaaataaaaattgttactattGGGATGGtggaattgaaaaaaagacACACTGCACTGTTTCTAAAGGAAGAAATCTTAAAAAGTTTCCATAACTTTGGTATAAACGCG TCACATATAATTCCTACAAGCACAATGTTAAGTTCTTTGGAGGGAAATCCAATATGCAATGATGCAGATCCAGTGGCCAGCCAAGTTGAATTCGAACCTTCTCTGTCTTCAAATGATACTTTTCACTTACTTGAACAAAAAGTTACTTCTTGGACACAGCAATCTCCTCAGTCAACAAGCAATGTTCAAACAATTCGTCAAAAACTTGAAGGACTAGCACACGAAACTCGGATGCCTTTCCAAACAGACATACTGGATTACTGGAAAGGTTTGCGAAGCCATGAGCCAGCTTTAGCAAAATTAGCCGAAGTAGTTCTATCTGTTCCATGTAGTCAGACTTCAGTGGAACGTGCCTTTAGTGCTCTTTCGTTAATTTTAACTAAGCATCGTTCCAGGCTCAACGCACCAAATATCAATAATTTGCTTTTGATAAGGTTAAATGaagaattaataatatga
- the LOC125776092 gene encoding uncharacterized protein LOC125776092 codes for MAPGPPDRRENMFSLLSESPKNKKKRHYQKTPIEFPDLPIVQTQNPKYITLAAKNTVKPITEYSCFVVHRAIQLISKEIISIATLRDGSLLMLVKSKEVADKFLKTKQLPGICDITCKLHESLNNIKGTVYAPFLNNIPEEEIVSELKAQHVTSVYKFNRIIDGTPKPTGVVLITFDLYTLPSKLSISWNTVKVREYIPNPMRCKNCQLLGHTVKHCKNQTICINCNFPPHSPNNCSRSQCANCGEEHSASSPTCKKYQEQKEVLKIKTRNKCTMREAKILYKQQNPITNSFSYSSVTASSFTSVNETQMQTSKDITNKNKNIAPSAKHLEVDITYSEFEAALSQTKGKTPGFDRISYPMIKNMTTDTKHKLIEIFNDILQHGPGEVDHPQPICGYFIAEAELTDCCAKDSFFAHPGVKGALKALI; via the exons atggCCCCGGGGCCGCCCGACCGAagagaaaacatgttttctctGTTAAGTGAAAGcccaaaaaacaagaaaaaaagacaTTATCAAAAAACTCCCATTGAATTCCCAGATCTTCCTATCGTGCAAACACAAAACCCAAAATACATAACACTTGCCGCCAAAAATACAGTAAAACCCATAACAGAGTACTCATGCTTTGTCGTCCATAGAGCAATTCAACTCATTAGTAAGGAAATAATCTCCATAGCTACACTACGCGATGGAAGTCTCCTCATGCTTGTCAAAAGCAAAGAGGTGGCTGATAAATTCTTGAAAACCAAACAGTTACCTGGAATCTGCGATATCACGTGTAAACTACATGAATCCCTAAATAACATCAAAGGCACAGTTTACGCGCCTTTCCTCAATAACATACCAGAGGAAGAGATTGTCAGCGAACTTAAAGCACAACACGTTACCTCAGTTTACAAATTCAACAGAATCATAGATGGTACACCAAAACCCACCGGTGTTGTTCTTATAACATTTGACCTATACACACTCCCCAGCAAACTTTCTATTTCTTGGAACACTGTGAAGGTACGAGAATACATCCCAAATCCAATGCGTTGTAAAAATTGCCAATTGTTAGGGCATACGGTGAAACACTGTAAGAATCAAACTATATgcattaattgtaattttccaCCTCATTCTCCAAATAACTGTTCGCGATCACAATGTGCAAACTGTGGGGAGGAGCACTCGGCTTCATCACCCACGTGTAAAAAATATCAAGAGCAAAaagaagtattaaaaataaaaacaagaaacaaatgcaccatgcgcgaagctaaaattttgtataagcaACAAAATCCCATTACTAATTCCTTCAGTTACTCTTCAGTAACCGCCTCCTCTTTTACCTCCGTCAACGAAACCCAAATGCAAACCAGCAAAGACAtcacaaacaaaaaca AGAATATTGCACCTTCGGCCAAACATCTCGAAGTCGATATTACTTACTCAGAATTTGAAGCCGCACTAAGTCAGACAAAAGGTAAAACACCAGGTTTCGACCGTATCTCCTACccaatgataaaaaatatgacaacTGATACAAAACACAAGctcattgaaatttttaatgatataCTGCAACACG gccccggcgaagtcgatcatcCTCAACCCATTTGTGGATATTTCATCGCGGAGGCTGAATTAACTGattgttgtgccaaagatagcTTCTTTGcacaccctggcgttaaaggcGCGCTGAAAGCGCTAATATAA